The Thermosynechococcus sp. CL-1 genomic interval AGATGGTGGACACGGTGGGCAAGGTGGGACAGCCGGGCGAGAGAATCCAAAACGTCATCTCCGTCGGCATGCTCTCCGAGGGCTGGGACGCCAAGACGGTGACGCACATCATGGGACTGCGGGCGTTCACGTCGCAGCTGCTGTGCGAGCAGGTGGTCGGTCGCGGCTTGCGGCGCACTTCGTACGAAGTCAACCCGGAAACGGGGCTGTTCGAGCCGGAATACGTCAACATCTTCGGCGTGCCCTTCACCTTCTTGCCCCACCAAACCTTCTTGCCCCACGAAGGCGGCGAGAACGACCCGCCACCGCCGCCCACGCCCAAGACCGCCGTTGAGCCAGACCCGACCAAGGCACAGCTCGAGATCCGCTGGCCGAATGTGGTGCGCATCGAGCGCGTCTTTCAACCGACGCTGACCTTGGACTGGTCGAAGGTGCGACCATTGGAACTGGACGCGGCGCAGACAGCGAAGGTCGCCGAGCTGGCGCCGATCCTCGAAGGCAAGCCAGACGTCACCCGGATCAACCGCATCAAGTTGGAGCGGCTGGCGGGGAAATTCCGCACCCAACGCATCATTTTCGAGACCGCGCGGGACGTGTTCGACCAGATGAAGCGCACTTGGCGGGGCAGCCGCGAGGTGTTGTTGGCTCAGCTCGTGCGTATCGTCGAGCAGTTCATCCGCTCCGACTGGATTGTCATCTCGCCGCTTGTTTTCCAGCAGGACGAATTGCGCCGACGGCTGATCATCACGCTGAACCTGTCGCGGGTGGTGCAGCATATATGGGAGGCGGTGCGGCAGGAAACCACCGGGCGGCTGGAGCCGGTCTTCGACCGCGATTATCCCATCCGTTCCACAGGCGAGATGCGCACTTGGTACACCGGCAAGCCCTGCGAGCGCACGGAGAAATCCCATATCAACGTCTGCGTCTACGACAGCACATGGGAAGCGTCCGACGCCTTCGCGCTCGACAGCAGTGACGCGGTGGCTGCCTGGGTCAAGAATGACCACCTAGGCTTCGAAGTGCTCTACGTTTATCGTGGTGTGGTGCGCAAGTATCGGCCTGATTTCCTGGTGCGGCTGAAGAACGGTGATCATCTGATTCTAGAAACAAAGGGTCAGGATACGGAGCAGGACAAGGTGAAGCGTCAGTATCTTGCAGAGTGGTGCGAAGCTGTGAACGCGCACGGCGGCTTCGGGCGATGGCGCGCGGCAGTAGCGAAGACGCCCGGTGAGATTCAGGATATAGCTATTCCAATAAAGAATGAGACATTATCCAGCACAATACTTGCGAATCACCTCATCAATCGAACTGTTTGACCCTGCATACCTCCGCGCTCGCTTCAACACACTGAAGTCGTGCTCAATCACATTCAAATCAGGAGAGTATTTCGGTAAAAATAACACCGCGTGACCCGCCGCTTTCACCACTGCCTGCATCCCCCCTTGGGGATGAATCGGTGCATTATCCATCATCAACAACGACGGTCTCTTTAACGCCGGCAAACAGTACTGACTCAACCAACTCACATAACGCATTCAAATATCCTGAAAACAGCATTGGGGCGATGAAGTCTTTCTGGTATCTATACCGTCCTGCGACTCAACTCTCTCTTTTCTGACGCCTCCCCACTCACTCTCCATCAATTCGTTGGCCTCGCGCTGACCACCCATACTCAGACTCCACTCGATCGCTGGGCACGGTCGATTAAACGGTCATCGGGATGGGTAGCAACATCCGCTGCTAAGGCCGCCCAATCCAGTTTCCAAGGACGACGGGGGACAACCGTGGGCGCTAAGTCCTCTCGCTTCAGCCAGCGATGGATGGTGGCGCGACTGACCTGAAAGATTTGAGTCGCTTCACTGATTTTGCCACCTTGCTTGATGTAGGAGACAACCCGCTCTCGTCAGTCCAAGCTATAGCTCATGTTCTTGAGTAACATTCATGACGCTTTGAGTATAGCCTATCCCTCTTGAAAATATCTCACTCCCTTTCGAAATAGCTATATCTACCTGAACAGCCGTTTCCTATTCGGGTCAATATCTTGATAGGACGTAACTTTACGCCATAGCCAGACTACTGTTTCTCGTCATCCTTGTGAAAACGGCTGTTATTCCTGACTGATTGAGCCGATAAAACAAGGCTCTCATACTGTTTAAGCTGGCGTCCAAAATGTACGTCAGCCAGATTTTGAAGAGCAGTTGTGAGTTCAGGACGGGATAGTCGCAAGGGCTGAGGCGCCTGAGAATAGACTTGACAATAGCTCCAAAGGATGCCATAGTAAATTGACTGTTTTTTAATCTTTTAAGGGAAGAATACAATATTTCTTCTCTTTTTCCTACCTCTTCAAACTGTTGTTCAATACTTCTGCAAAGGAATAAGCCAATCATTTTACCTTTGGAGAGAACGTTGCCTATTGACTGATAAACTTGATAGTCTCCTGAAGATTGATTTCAAAATATGGCCTATCTTTTTGGAGTGCATCTGTGAAGGTCGTTGTCGTTGGCAGTGGTGGTCGAGAGCACGCGATCGCTTGGAAATTACTCGATTCTCCTCGCGTGACACAGGTCTATTGTCTGCCGGGGAATGGGGGCACAGCCTGCCTGGAGCGGTGTGAGAATGTGGCCATTGCAGCCACCGACCTCACGGGTATTGGTGAATTTGCCAAAGAGAATAACGTTGATTTAGTGGTTGTCGGGCCAGAGGTTCCCTTGGCAGTGGGTTTGGCCGATCGCCTACAGGCACTAAAGATTCCTGTCTTTGGTCCTAGCCAAGCAGGGGCACAAATTGAAGCCAGTAAAGCTTGGGCAAAGGCGCTCATGCAGGCGGCTCAGATTCCTACGGCCAAAGCAGCAGTGTTTGACAATTATGAGGCGGCCTCTCGTTATGTTCAAGCCCAAGGGGCACCCATTGTCATTAAGGCCGATGGTTTAGCGGCAGGTAAAGGAGTGACGGTAGCGGCCACCGAAGGGGAGGCGATCGCTGCCCTCGAGCGAATTTTTGGGGGTGAATTTGGCGCCGCTGGTCAACAGGTAGTCATTGAATCAGTACTAGAGGGGCAAGAGGTCTCCGTACTCGCCGTTACCGATGGCAAAACCATTCTGCCGCTGCTGCCCGCCCAAGACCACAAGCGCATTGGCGAAGGGGACACAGGTCCAAATACTGGAGGAATGGGGGTCTATGCCCCTGTCCCTTGGGTGACACCAGAGTTAATGCAACGGATTCAACAGACGATTCTTGAACCTGCCCTTGGGGCGTTGCAGGATCGGGGAATCCACTACTGTGGTGTGCTCTATGCCGGTCTGATGGTGACGTCCGCAGGGGATCCCTACGTGGTGGAATTTAACTGTCGCTTTGGTGATCCTGAAACCCAAGTCGTCCTCCCCCTCTTGGAAACTCCTCTGATTGAGGTGCTCTTGGCCTGTGTCGAGGGACGCTTAGCCAGTTTGGGAGCATTGCAATGGCGCAAGGAGGTGGCTCTATCCGTCGTGATGGCAGCGGGGGGCTATCCGGGGAGTTACCGCAAGGGGGATGTGATTCACGGTATTCCCGCAGCGATCGCGCAGGGGGTTCTCGTTTTCCATGCTGGAACGCGCTGGCAGGAAGGGCAATGGTACACCAATGGCGGTCGGGTATTGAACATTACCGCTTTGGCTCCTGATTTTGCCACGGCTCAAGCCAAGGCCTATGCTGGCGTCAGCGCTATTGAATTTGCTGACTGCTACTATCGTCGTGACATTGGCTACCGTATTCTGGAATCATCGGCTCACAAAGGTGAATACCGTCCATGACCCTTCTCCCCCCAAAAACTAACCCATTACGCTGTTTAAGCGGTGCGCTCATTGCGGGCACCTTGGGGATTCTCCTTTATCGGCTAACAGGGGCGATCGCCTACGTCTTTGCCACTCACGCAGTGAGCTACCACAATCAACTGGTTTATAGCTTGGCCGTGGCCGTGCGCACCCTTGTGGTGGGCTTATGTACCCTCGCAACGGGGGTCTTGAGCATTATTGCCGTGGGTCTCGTGGCGCTGACGCTGCAACTCCTTTGGGAACGCTGGGGACAACGGGAACAGGCTTAACCGTCGCTGATTTTGCCATCTTCGATTTTGGTGAGGCGATCGGCAATGGCTGTAATCCGTGGATCATGGGTAACAATCAACACTGTGCAGCCTTTTTGCTTTGCTAGCTCGTAGAGAATTTTGATCACCTGTTGGCCATTTTGGGAATCTAGGGAAGCCGTCGGTTCATCGGCAAAAATAATCTGCGGCTCACCCGCTAGGGCACGGGCAATGGCCACCCGCTGTTTCTGACCCCCAGAAAGATTTGCGGGCACAAAGTTAAGGCGATCGCCCAAGCCAACGGCCTTGAGAAGCGCTGCTGCCTGTTCCTTCGCTTTTTTACCTTTAATGCCCTTAAGATTGAGGGCAATTTCAACATTTTCCAGTGCGGTCAAGGCGGGGAAAAGATTAAAACTCTGAAAGACAAAGCCAATATTTTGCAGCCGAAATTTTGCCAGTGCAGCCTTGGACAGTTGCGTAATCTCTTGGCCTAAGACAACCACTTGGCCACTGGTGGGGGCAAGAATGCCGGCCAAAATCGAGAGCAGGGTGGTTTTCCCCGAACCCGAAGGTCCCATTAGCAGATGGATATGACCGCGCTGGACTTGCAGGTTAATGCCCTGAAGAACAGGGGTCTCGTGATGGCCAGAACGATAAACTTTAGTCAGATTGGTGGTGGCGATCGCCAGCCCAGTTG includes:
- the purD gene encoding phosphoribosylamine--glycine ligase, translated to MKVVVVGSGGREHAIAWKLLDSPRVTQVYCLPGNGGTACLERCENVAIAATDLTGIGEFAKENNVDLVVVGPEVPLAVGLADRLQALKIPVFGPSQAGAQIEASKAWAKALMQAAQIPTAKAAVFDNYEAASRYVQAQGAPIVIKADGLAAGKGVTVAATEGEAIAALERIFGGEFGAAGQQVVIESVLEGQEVSVLAVTDGKTILPLLPAQDHKRIGEGDTGPNTGGMGVYAPVPWVTPELMQRIQQTILEPALGALQDRGIHYCGVLYAGLMVTSAGDPYVVEFNCRFGDPETQVVLPLLETPLIEVLLACVEGRLASLGALQWRKEVALSVVMAAGGYPGSYRKGDVIHGIPAAIAQGVLVFHAGTRWQEGQWYTNGGRVLNITALAPDFATAQAKAYAGVSAIEFADCYYRRDIGYRILESSAHKGEYRP
- a CDS encoding DUF3082 domain-containing protein, producing the protein MTLLPPKTNPLRCLSGALIAGTLGILLYRLTGAIAYVFATHAVSYHNQLVYSLAVAVRTLVVGLCTLATGVLSIIAVGLVALTLQLLWERWGQREQA
- a CDS encoding ABC transporter ATP-binding protein encodes the protein MRLATVTTTGLAIATTNLTKVYRSGHHETPVLQGINLQVQRGHIHLLMGPSGSGKTTLLSILAGILAPTSGQVVVLGQEITQLSKAALAKFRLQNIGFVFQSFNLFPALTALENVEIALNLKGIKGKKAKEQAAALLKAVGLGDRLNFVPANLSGGQKQRVAIARALAGEPQIIFADEPTASLDSQNGQQVIKILYELAKQKGCTVLIVTHDPRITAIADRLTKIEDGKISDG